The Ahaetulla prasina isolate Xishuangbanna chromosome 3, ASM2864084v1, whole genome shotgun sequence genome window below encodes:
- the PLTP gene encoding phospholipid transfer protein translates to MPLHCLLLLLPWLGTASVAAQIPACKMRITDKGLALVKQEGLRFVEQELESISIPDLHGKQGRFHYNISNVKVTHLQLNFSELHFQPEQHLAFRINNGSIGVRFRRQLLYWFFYDIGSIKTWAEGVNIHTLLRLSRDQGGRLKIANMSCHASIARMHAGFSGTLRKVYEFVAKLITTGMRYLISQQICPALNHAGLVLLNSLLDTVPVRNPVDEYVGSDYSLLNDPHVTPENIDLDFKGMFFPLQNENETLPNLAPEPLLRETERMVYMGLSEYFFDSALFSYYQAEVLNMEFAGDEVPKDLQVLLRASFFGSIMLLNPEVVDAPLTLKLQVTEAPRCTIRPSGTSVSVSALLNIFLAPLNQPPILLSSLTMESRLSAKVVLHHKALRVQLDLRRFRIYSSQSAFESLALLPLQAPLKTLLQMTIMPFINEKTMKGVQIPLPEGMDFTKEAVRSHLGYLTIGADLHFTKGLREVIEKLRATPSPSLASRAA, encoded by the exons ATGCCTCTGCACTGCCTCCTGTTGCTACTGCCCTGGCTGGGCACAGCCTCTGTGGCTGCCCAAATCCCTGCGTGCAAGATGAGAATCACAGACAAGGGCCTGGCGCTGG TGAAGCAGGAGGGTCTACGCTTCGTGGAGCAGGAGCTGGAGAGCATCTCTATCCCTGATCTGCATGGCAAGCAGGGCCGGTTCCACTACAACATCAGCAA CGTGAAGGTGACTCACCTGCAGCTGAACTTCTCTGAGCTCCACTTCCAACCGGAGCAGCACCTGGCCTTCCGGATCAACAACGGCTCCATTGGGGTGCGATTCCGGCGGCAGCTGCTTTACTGGTTCTT CTATGACATTGGCTCCATCAAGACGTGGGCCGAGGGGGTCAACATCCACACCCTGCTGAGGCTCTCCAGGGACCAGGGGGGGCGCCTCAAGATCGCCAACATGAGCTGCCACGCCTCCATCGCCCGGATGCACGCTGGATTCAGTGGCACCCTCCG GAAGGTCTATGAATTCGTGGCCAAACTCATCACCACAGGGATGCGCTACCTAATCAGTCAACAG ATCTGCCCTGCGCTCAACCATGCTGGGCTGGTGCTACTCAACTCCCTGCTGGACACAGTGCCCG TGCGCAATCCTGTGGACGAATACGTGGGCAGCGACTACTCCCTACTCAATGACCCCCATGTCACCCCGGAGAACATAGACCTGGATTTCAAG GGCATGTTCTTCCCTCTGCAAAACGAGAACGAGACCCTGCCCAACCTGGCCCCGGAGCCCCTCCTGAGGGAGACGGAGCGGatggtctacatggggctctcggAGTACTTCTTCGACTCCGCCCTCTTCTCCTACTACCAGGCGGAGGTCCTGAATATGGAGTTTGCAGGGGATGAG GTGCCAAAGGATTTGCAAGTTTTGCTGAGAGCCTCTTTCTTCGGAAGCATCATGCTGTTG AACCCCGAGGTGGTGGATGCGCCCCTGACCCTAAAGCTGCAGGTGACCGAAGCCCCTCGTTGCACCATCCGGCCCTCCGGCACATCCGTCTCCGTCTCAGCCCTGCTCAACATCTTCTTGGCCCCCCTGAACCAGCCCCCAATTCTGCTTTCCAGTCTGACTATG GAATCCCGCTTAAGTGCCAAGGTGGTGCTTCACCATAAGGCTCTACGGGTGCAGCTGGATCTCCGAAG GTTCCGGATCTACTCCAGCCAGTCAGCCTTTGAATCTTTGGCA CTCCTCCCACTGCAAGCCCCCCTGAAGACTCTGCTGCAAATGACCATCATGCCCTTCATCAATG AGAAGACCATGAAAGGGGTCCAGATCCCCCTCCCCGAAGGCATGGACTTCACCAAGGAGGCCGTCAGGAGCCACTTG GGCTACCTCACCATCGGAGCCGACCTGCATTTCACCAAAGGGCTGCGAGAGGTCATTGAGAAGCTCCGGGCGACACCGAGCCCTTCTCTGGCCTCCAGGGCTGCATAG